ACAGTAAACTGTCTTAAAGGTAAGCAGCTAACTAACATGCGCGCATCAGGTACTGACGAAGCGCAAGTGTTAACACCGCACATTCAAATGACACTTGAGCAAGCACTTGAGTTTATTGATGACGATGAATTAGTTGAAGTCACGCCTAAAAACATTCGTGTACGTAAGAAGTTTTTAACTGAAAATGACCGTAAGCGTGCGAGTCGCGCTGGTGCATAATTCGTAAGATGTTATCTAAAAAGCCCAGTTTAACTGGGCTTTTTTGTGCCTGTGATTTGCCTGCTGTTAGAATAAACTCGTTTTAAGATGAAAATTTTCCATCTACACCATCAACATTTAACTAGATATTCACTTTAATTAAATATAAATTCACTACAAATCATTTGTAAGGAATTTATATGACCACAATAAACAACGTCAATGTCGCAACTCAAGCCAATGTTTATTTCGACGGTAAAGTGACTAGTCGAACAGTATTTTTTGCCGATGGAAGCAAGCAAACCCTAGGCGTGGTGTTGCCTGGTGAGTACACATTTTCAACCTCTCAAGGTGAAATAATGCAAGTCACATCGGGAGAGTTTGCTGTGTTATTACCTAATGCTGAAGAGTGGATAAGCTATCCTGCTGGTACACAATTTGAATTGGCTGCCAATGTCAGCTTTAGCATTCGCACTCAAGGTATTGCAGAATATTGCTGTAGTTACTTATAAAATTCATGACCAAATACTAATAGCAGTCTTTGTATGCTGAATATATGACAGCCAAATCCGAAAACAATTTGGCTGTCATTTTTATTAAAAAAAGCTAATCTAATAAAGATATTAATATAGGAAAAGGAATCCGATATGCGGATCTTATTAATACTTGCTTTATTGATGGTAAGTATCAGCTGCATGGCGACAGTTTACCGCTGGGTAGATGAGAATGGCAAAGTCCATTACAGTGACGAACCAATCGCCAATGCCGAAGTCGTCGAATTAAAAGATAATACTCAAAATAAAATTGCCCTCAAAGAAACCAGAATTGAATCCGTTAGCCCACAAAAAGAGGAAGCCGTTCAACTTGAAATAACCATTGTCTCACCGTTTCATGAAGAAACTATCCGTGATAACTCTGGTAATTTTGACGTCACAGTAAGCATCACACCCAAATTACCCAATGGCGTATCACTGGCTTTATTTGTTGATGGCACCATTAAAGTGCAGCCACAAACCTCAACTGTTTTTCAACTCAGAGGGATTTATCGTGGCGAACACACCATTGTAGTGAAAGCATTGGATCAAAACGGCAAAGTCCTTGCATCTAGTTCCCCAAGAAAGATCTTTCTTCACCAAGCAAGTGTTGGCAAATAGTACTAAGACCAGTACATTTTCAATATTTAACTAATAAAAACAATCAGATATAGTTAACTTGTTTTTACTAAATTAAACCATTTGCTTGAGTGAATCGAGTTGCAGAATGCACCAAACTGGTGCACCATCATGGTGCGACTCGAATTTCAGGATGGCGAATGGATACCAATAACTTACTTAATAATCTTGTCACTGCTGTTTTAGTGATTGATGCCAATCTTAAACCTTGCTTTGCTAATGCGGCAGCAGAGCAACTATTGGCTGTGGCGAATCATAAGCTATTAGAACTCTGCTTACCTGACCTTTACCAATTCTTGGGTGTCGAAGCGAGCATTTTGCGTGACGCTGTAAAATCCAACCAAGGTATTACCGTTAATACGGCACCATTAATCACCTTAGATGGTCAGCATCACACCATAGATTTAACCCTTGTACCGATAGAGGATAAACAAAATTTAAGTCTGCTGGAATTGCGTCAAGTGGATCAACAACGTCGTATCCATCAGCAACTCAATATGGATGCACAACAACAAGCTGCACAATATCTAGTACGAAACTTAGCCCATGAAATCAAAAATCCACTCGGCGGATTGCGTGGTGCCGCACAACTCCTGTCAAGAGAGCTCACATCGCCCGATTTAAAAGAGTTTACTCATCTTATTATTGAGCAAGCAGATCGACTTAGAAATCTAGTCGACAGATTGTTAGGCCCGCAAATGCCAACCCAACATGCTGAGCACAATATTCATCAAGTGGTGCAAAAGGTACTCAAGCTCGTTGAATTAACGCTACCGGCCAATATTACGATCAAGCGTGATTATGACCCATCGCTACCCGATATTTTGATGGATCACGATCAACTACAACAAGCAGTACTGAATATTGTCCAAAATGCGGTACAAGCTTTAGAAAAAACAGGTGGCGAAATATCAATCAAAAGCCGCACTCAACATCAAGTCACCATTGGCACCCAGCGTTACAAGATGGTTCTCACGCTATCAATTATTGATAACGGCCCAGGTATTCCGCCTGAATTGATGGACACCCTGTTTTACCCTATGGTCACCGGACGCGAAGATGGCTCGGGCCTAGGATTATCTATTGCACACAATATTGCCCGATTACATGGTGGACGCATCGACTGTGTATCTGCCCCCGGACACACCGAATTTATTATTACTTTGCCATTACAATTACAGTGAAGCTAAAGGCAACATGAGGTAACAAGATGACAATAAGCGAACAAGTATGGATCTTAGATGATGATAGCTCCATTCGTTGGGTGCTAGAAAAGGCTTTATCAGGGGCAAAACTCACCTGTGCCAGCTTTGCCGCAGCTGAATCACTTTGGCAAGCATTAGAATTGTCACAGCCACAAGTTATTGTGTCAGATATTCGTATGCCGGGTACTGACGGCTTAACTTTACTCGATCGTTTGCAGCTTCATTACCCTCACATTCCCGTGATCATTATGACGGCGCATTCGGATTTAGACAGTGCTGTCAGCGCTTATCAAGCCGGTGCATTTGAATACCTCCCCAAGCCATTTGATATTGACGAAGCTATTGCGCTAGTCGAGCGAGCGTTAACTCACGCCACCGAGCAAACACCAACAACAGCCCCAGAAACACCATTAAAAGCCCCTGAAATCATTGGTGAAGCACCCGCTATGCAAGAGGTCTTTCGTGCTATTGGTCGTTTATCACGGTCATCCATTAGCGTGTTAATTAATGGTCAATCCGGTACGGGTAAAGAGCTAGTCGCAGGAGCATTACATAAACATAGTCCTCGTAAAGGCAATCCCTTTATAGCGCTTAATATGGCAGCAATTCCTAAAGATTTAATTGAGTCAGAACTATTTGGCCATGAAAAAGGCGCTTTTACAGGGGCCGCTAACGTCCGCCAAGGTCGCTTTGAGCAAGCTAATGGTGGCACATTATTCTTAGATGAAATTGGCGATATGCCTTTAGATGTTCAAACTCGCTTGTTACGAGTATTAGCCGATGGCCAGTTTTATCGTGTTGGTGGTCACCAAGCTGTTCAGGTCGATGTACGTATTATTGCTGCCACCCACCAAAACTTAGAAGTGTTAGTGCAAAATGGGACTTTCCGTGAAGATTTATTTCACCGTCTGAATGTGATCCGCGTTCATCTGCCTCCCCTATCACAAAGACGAGAAGACATTCCGCAGTTAGCCAATCACTTTTTAGCCTCTGCCGCCAAAGAAATTGGTGTTGAACCTAAAGTGCTCACCAAAGAAACGGCAGCAAAGCTATCGCAACTCCCTTGGCCGGGTAATGTGCGCCAACTTGAAAACACCTGTCGCTGGTTAACGGTAATGGCCTCAGGCCAAGATATTTTGCCGCAAGATTTACCGCCAGAACTCCTTAAAGATCCGGTTAGTGCTAGTCAACATACGATTAGCCATGGCGACTGGCAAACAGCCTTAACAGACTGGATTGATGACAAGCTTGCTGCGGGCGAAAATGATTTACTGACTGAAATCCAACCCGCTTTTGAGCGCATTTTATTAGAAACTGCACTCAGACACACTCAAGGCCATAAGCAAGAAGCAGCTAAACGCTTGGGCTGGGGCCGCAACACCTTAACCCGCAAGCTCAAAGAGCTCGCCATAGAATAACCGACAATTAATTTAAAGGAGCCTAGGCTCCTTTAAATTTTTAAAACACACCTATTGTTCTCACCCAAGCAACTGAACAAACAAATAAAAATAAACAATCACCACCAACCTGTTCACAAACACCCCATACATCAGTACACTCATTAACATGCATTAATTTCAAACTGATACCTTGGAAGCATTATGGCGGGTAAAACAATTATTGTAATGGGCGTCAGTGGTAGCGGAAAAAGTACCGTTGGCCAGCAGCTTGCTACCTCGCTTAATGCCAAATTTATTGATGGTGATGATTTACACCCTCGCGCTAATATCAACAAAATGGCAAACGGTGAGCCATTAAATGATGCTGACCGCGCACCTTGGTTAGAAAGAATCGCAGATGCGGTTTACAGCATTGAATCTAAAAATGAAACTGGCGTTATCGTTTGCTCGGCATTAAAAAAGTGTTATCGGGACCGCATTAGACAAGGCAATAACCAAGTATATTTTTTATATTTACATGGCGATTATCAGCTTATCTTGCAGCGAATAACGGCAAGACGTGGTCACTTTATGAAGCAAAATATGCTTGATAGTCAATTTGCTACTTTAGAAGTGCCACTCAATGAGCCAAATACCGTTATTGTGGATATTGATAACAGCATTGAAGATATCGTCGAAAAAGCAGTCGGCCTTTTGCAGCATTAAATAAGTAACTTCATGTTAAGGCAGGTGTTCATTGAACTTTGATTCTAGCTACGGTGTTGTGATTCACAGAAATTTCATTCCGCTTTATGCAGATGATAAATACGCACAGCTTTTTGGCTATCAATCGGCTCAAGAGATACTTAATCTCAGCAGTATTTTAGAGCTTGTTGAACCTGATGCCCGTGATATCGCTAAACATACATATTACGCTTTAATGAGCGGCTTTGAGCAGCCACAAGTCAGAAATTACACCAACTGCAATCGTAACGGTGAAATGATGCAAGTGCTTGCCATTGAGCACATTGTGGAATGGCAAGGTCTTCCGGCATTACAAATCACTATAGTCAATCTCACCAACCAAATGCAAATTCGCCAACAATTACAAGCTAGCGAAAAACGCTACCGTCAACTAGTCGATGGTTCGATCCAAGGCGTGTTAGTGCACCAAAACTTCAAACCCGTTTTTTGTAACCAAGCTTATGCCGATATTTTGGGATTCGAAAAACCGGACAGTATTCTCGTATTGGACTCAATTCTTGAAGTCATTGCACCAGAGTGGCGCGAACAAAGGCAAAAAGCCTATCAACACTTACTCAACAACAAACTTACTGCCAACAAAGTGCAAATAAAATGCATCCGCCAAGATAGTTCTGAGGTATGGGTTAGTTTGATTGAAAGCCCAATTATTTGGGAAGGTGAACCAGCGGCCCAAGTAGCTCTTACCGACATTACCGAACAGTACCAACTACAACAACGGCTTGAACATCTAGCCAATATTGATGAATTAACTCAACTATTCAACCGCCGTGCTTTTATCGAAAAATTTACTAAATACCGACATCAGTTTGAGGTTAATCACCCCTATTATTGCTTGTTAATGGATATCGACAATTTCAAGGTAATTAATGACACATATGGTCATCTAGTTGGTGATCAAGTAATTACTTCGTTGGCCTCTGTTTGCCAAAAATGCTGCACCGAAGAAGACATATTAGCTCGCTGGGGAGGAGAAGAATTTGTCATGGTTTTCCCCGCTAATGATCACCTGCATGCAATAAAACGTGTTAACGCTTTACAACAACTCAATGCCCTGCAAGTAACTCATCCCCAACAGGCGCAAACCATTCAGTTTACTGCTAGTTTCGGGTTAACGAATTGGCGTCAAAACGACACGTTAGACACAATATTACATCGAGCAGACAAGGCTCTTTACCAAGCTAAAGCCCAAGGTAAAAACCAAGTCGCAAGCGATTTCTAGCTGACAAACTCATTAAACGGGATCTTGATGAACAATGACCTCAGCGTCTTTAAAGGCATTTTGTATTCTTTTTTCAGCGCTGTCAGCAATAGCATGGGCTTCAAACAGCGGTTGATGACCATCTAACTCTAAATGTAATTGTATAAAAGTCGTTTTACCAGACTGACGAGTACGCAGATCATGCATGCCTTTTACGCGGTTATCTTGTAAAGCTAACGCTTTAATTTGCTCGCGAGTATCACTGTCGAGCTCACGGTCTAATAAACTTTGAATAGACCGATAGGCTAAATCAAACGCCTGCTGGCCAATAAAAAGCGCAATAAAAATCGCAAATAGCCCATCTGCCCACCACCAGCCATAACTGGCGAGTAATAAGGCGAGCAATACCGCAGAATTAAGCAGTAAATCGGATTTGTAATGTAATGAGTCAGCTTCAACCACTGTGCTATTGGTCATTGCCAGCGCCTTCTTTTGTAACATCACTAAAGCGAGCGTCAGCACAATGGCAATAATCGACACAATCACCCCTAAAGATGCATGACTAACCGCCACAGGATTAATGAGTTTTTCACCGCCATAAAGCAGTAATAAAAACGCCGAACCAAGAATAAACCCCGACTGCGCTAATGACGCCAAAGGCTCAGCCTTACCATGACCATAGCGATGATCTTTATCGGCTGGCACAATCGCATAACGAATGGCAATAAAATTCACAATAGAAGCCAGTGCGTCAGCAAAAGAATCCGTTAACGATGCCAGCATACTGGCCGAGCCAGAATACATCCAAGCCACTAATTTAATAACGATTAAACAGAGCGCTGTAGCAACCGAGGCTCGGCTAGCTAACTTAACCCAAAAATCGTAATCCGTATTTGCATTAGTCAAAGTTACAGGCTCTCGTTTTGGCTGAAAATAGATTGTTAATAATAGCAATTAAACTAGCAAAACTACGATATTGTTTGCTCTGTACTGCAACAAGAAGTCTTAAAATGTGAGCTAATACCCATTCTTAAAACACAAAAAAACCGCTAAGCATCACTTAGCGGTTGGCGCTTCCGGAAAGACGTTACTTGAACAAATTATTAGCTTAATTACTTACGCTTTTTATGGCCATTTTCAAAACGCTTAGCAAACTTTTCTTGCTGCTCAGGGGTTAATATTTGATAAATTTCGTTCTGCATTTTTAACATTTTTAAGGCTGTTTGCTGATGAGCTTGCTGCTTTTGCTCAATCATAGCTTGGGCAGCCGCTTCATCAAAATTAGCACTGGTTACTAAGCTCAACATTTGCGCTTTATGTTCTGCGCGCTGCTCTTTTGTTGGACGCTCACCAGCTTGTGCTTTATATTTTTCAACAATCAATTTTACTTCAGCCTTTTGAGCATCGGTTAAGTCAAGTTTGCGTAGCATCTTGTGCATGCCACCTTTGTCATGACCATGATGGCCTTTTACTTGACGATGTTCTTGGCTAGTTTTAACGCCGGTATCAGATACTGGATCAGCTGCATATAATTGCCCCGCCATTAAAGCTGAACTTGCAACTAACGCAATAAGACTCGATTTTAATACAAGATGTGTTTTCATCACGGTTTCCTCAATGAATGACATTAATCATTTAACTATGAATATGGATTTAAGGATTGAGGTAAATCAATGCCTCGTTCCAACTTGATAAACATTGTAGCGAATGCAATGTCAATGAGGGTCTTGTAAGCGTAAAGCTGTGTAAAGGGCTCTTTGAAAGAGGCCGATGCAGAAAAAACAAACAACCCAATGCTAATTATCAAAAATAATGCGAGCCAGCTAACGTAACGACAACCATTTTGATACAAACGATACACTTATGCTTAATATGCTAATTAGTATCATTTTATCTCGTTTTGTTTTGGTTTGAGGGAAGCTATGGGTTATTTAAGCCAACGAATTACATTTCTTTTTATGCTGTGTTTGAGTGCTGCATTAGTTATTTCACACAGTGTATATGCCGAACAAACCAACGCATCATCAACCTGGATCCAGCAATCGGGCGAACAAACCGCCGTAAAACTACACTTCTTTTGGTCACAAACCTGCCCACATTGCCGCAAAGCCCACCCTTATATCGATGCACTTGGTGATCGATTTGATTGGATTGAAGTCAATGATTACTTAATTAGTGAAGAAGGTAATGTTGATAAATTGATGGCGATGGGCAAACTGACCGGCGTAGAGCCTAAATCTGTGCCCTACTTTGCCGTTTGTGGTGAAGCCATAACAGGCTATAACAGCCATGAAGTCACTGGCCGGTATATTCTTGAACGAGTAATAGCTTGTTACCAACAGCAAGGCGGCCATGCCGACATTGGCGATAAGCTCAATGACTTCTTCAGTAGCACAATTGAAACCCATGATGCGCCCTTATTTGGCACCTGTAGTGATTCAAGCTCTGCAGAAACCTCAGATGGCACCTGTGATATGTCTTCTATTACCATCCCCCAAAGCGCTAGCGATAATAAAACACCGCCGGTACAACCCATTGATATACCGCTATTAGGGGCTGTACAACCCGACCAAATGTCATTGCCTTTACTGACAGTCGTGCTGGCTGGCGTGGATGCTTTTAATCCATGTGCTTTCTTTGTATTGCTATTTTTACTAAGCATTATGGTTAATGCGGGCAGCCGTAAACGCATGTTATTAGTGGGCGGTATTTTTGTATTCTTCTCAGGCTTTATCTACTTTATTTTCATGAGTGCTTGGCTAAACTTATTCCAGCTATTAGGGGGAACAGATGGCGGCATTATTATTACCCTTGCAGGCATATTGGCACTGGTTGCTGCCAGTGTGAATATCAAAGATTACTTCTTTGGGCGCGGCGATGTCAGTCTGTCGATGTCAGTAGAAAATAGAGGCACGCTAATTAAGCGCATGGGGAAATTATCTAAAACGAGCTCGTTGCCCACCATGATTATTGGCTCATCGGTATTAGCCATTTTAGCCAATGCCTACGAGCTATTATGCACAGCGGGCTTCCCTATGATTTATACCTCTGTGCTGTCGATTTCACACCTAGATACTGTTGAGCGCTACATGTATTTAATTGCCTACAATGTGGTTTATGTTATCCCTCTCGCCGCCATTGTCATTGCATTTTCAATGACCTTAGGAAAACGAAAACTGACAGAGAAAGAAGGAGAAACATTAAAGCTGATGTCAGGCATTATGATGCTCGGCTTAGGCAGCATGCTGGTTATCAATCCCATGTCGCTGCAAAACCCTGTGTTGTCTATTGGATTAATTCTAGGGTCAATTATTGTGACCTTTATTGTGGTAAAAATCACTAAATCCATCAGAGCATCCAAGCAAGGCTAATGTAAAACTGTGCAATGATGATTTATTCTCAGCTCGGCTTACGTTACATTGCTGATGAATGTAACAAGGCTGGGCTGAAATGAATCGAATTTTACTTATTGATGATGACACCGGATTATCAGAGCTATTAACCCAATTATTAGAGTTAGAAGGCTTTGAAGTGCATCAAGCGTTTGATGGCGCGCAAGGGTTAGCTAAAGCCACCCAAGCTGACTACGACTTGATTTTACTGGATGTCATGCTGCCAAAACTCAGTGGCTTTGAAGTGTTAAAAGGCATTCGGCAGCAAAAACAAACACCAGTGCTGATGCTAACCGCTCGCGGTGATGAAATTGACCGGGTGATAGGTCTTGAAATTGGCGCAGATGATTACCTACCCAAACCGTTTAATGATCGTGAATTGATTGCCCGTATTCGCGCAATCTTACGCCGCGCAACCATTCGTGATAACAGCCAAATAGCAGAAACCAGCAACAATGACACCCTGCAATTAGGCGACTTACGTTTAGATCCCGCTAGGCAAGAGGCCTACTGTAACGAACAGTTAATTATTCTTACCGCCACCGAGTTCAGCTTACTGTTCAACTTAGTGTCCCGTGCGGGTGAATTGGTCACGAAAGAGTCATTAAGCGAAAGCGTGTTAGGCAAAAAGCTAATGCCGTTTGACCGCAGTTTAGACATGCATTTATCTAATTTGCGTAAAAAATTACCTGAGCGTCAAGATGCTCGTGCACGAGTTAAAACCTTGCGTGGCAAAGGTTATATTTGGATCCCTTAATGCATGTAAACAACCCTTTTAATCGCCTGTTTTTTAAATTGCTGATCGGCTTTTGGTTGTGCAGTTCGCTCACTATTGCCTTTGTGCTTATGCTACCTATTATCATGCAAAACCATGACAGAGCGCCCATTGAGCATCGCTTACAGAAAGTGCTACAAACTGTTGCAGAACAAGCTCAACAAGACCCTCACCTTTTAACCAGCAGCGATCGCAGTGGCTTCCCCCTCTGCGTAATATTAAAAACAAATCCTTGCGGATCTATATCACTAATGAAAGCGGCCAAGTGATTAACACCCCAAAAGTGCCGCGTATTTTAAGAAAATTTTTATTAATGGTAGAAGATGCCGAACAGCCTATTAGCCATCAATTTCGTGATGAACTGATGTTTGGCCCGCATCACTTTAATGTCAATAATCAGCAGTATCATGTTTATGGCCGTGTGATTGCCAATCATCCCCGCCCTTGGTTTTTATACTTCACTGAAAATAAAACCCTTAGCGCAGTGATTGCCATACTGTTTTCTGGTTTGTTATGTGGACTATTAGCTTGGCACCTTGGTAAGCCATTAAACAGCTTAAAACGCAGTGCAAATGCGCTCGCCAGAGGAGATTTAGCCAATCGAGTGGATGAGGCCACCGTTAATCGAAACGACGAAATGGGCCAATTAGCGTCAACCTTCAATACCATGGCCGATGCGATTGAAGCCATGGTAAACAACCAACAAAGGTTAATGGGTGATATCTCCCATGAGCTCAGAACGCCACTCACGCGCTTGCAGTTATCTCTCGCATTAGCGCGTAAAAAAGGCCAGCAGAGTACCGAATTAACCCGTATTGAATATGAAGCTAACCAGCTAGATGAACTCATTGGTGAGCTACTGACATTATCACGAGTCACTTTAAATGCCAGCGAAGTGAAAATCCATGCAGAGCTAAATGAAACCTTAAGCCAAGTGTTAGATGATGCCGAATTTGAAGCCGAGCAACAAGATAAACAACTGCACATTCATATCGATGAAGATATGGCGTTTGAGCATTACCCAAAGCCACTATGCCGCGCAATTGAAAATGTACTGCGCAATGCCATTCGTTACGCAAGCAGCAATGTCACTATTACAGCATGTCAAAATAAACAAGCTGTAGTCATTGATATTACCGATGATGGACCCGGTATTGAAGAGCAAGAATTAGAAGCGATATTCAGGCCATTTTACCGCCCAGACAATGCCCGCGATCGCAATAGTGGTGGCTGGGGCTTGGGCTTAGCCATTACTCAAGCCGCAGTAAACGCACATAAAGGCACGATTATAGCAAACAACATTTTGCCCCACGGGCTGCAAATCAAGCTGGTATTTCCAACACAGCACTAAGGCATATACTTCATCAACGACCAAAACCGAAAGCGACACAGTTTATTGCGCAGAGCTCAAAACTCATCAGTCTAATTAGTTGCAGTAGTTTAGTAAGATGTAGGTATAATAAGCGCTTATTTTGATGATCTGAGCTCAAGTTTAGCCATAGTCTAAACCACAATGACGTGTTGGCTCTGTCAGTAGATCCCTTTATCGGTTAAGTAGGTTGCCATGTTCCATATCGCCCTTTACGAGCCAGAAATTGCCCCTAATACGGGTAATATTATTCGACTATGTGCCAACAATGGTACTCAACTTCACCTTATTGAACCATTAGGTTTTGATTTAGAAGAAAAAAAATTACGTCGTGCAGGACTAGATTATTCTGATCTCACTCGCGTGACTCGCCATAAGAATTACGCTGAATTTTTACAAGCCATGGCAGGCCATCGCATTATGGCTTGCACCACTAAAGGCAGTCGTCCACATACGCAAATCGCTTTTGCTGAAGGCGACGTTTTACTATTTGGCCCAGAAACTCGTGGTTTACCAATGGATATTATCAATGCCACGCCGCAACAACAGCGTTTACGCATACCCATGACAGCCAACAGCCGCAGCTTAAACCTGTCAAACTCGGTTGCTATTATCAGCTATGAAGCTTGGCGTCAGCTTGATTTTGCTGGTGCCGAGTAATGAAAAAGGCTTCAGTAGAAACTCAGCAAGATGCAATGGCTATAGCCAAGGCCACCCAAAAACCAGGCCAAACCAAGGAGCAAACTAAGCTCATTGCCGCAGGGATAGAAAAAGGCATTGCTGAATACAAAAAACAGCAAAAAGCGAAGGCTAGATTGCGTGACAAAGTGCGTAAGCAAAGCCTAAAAAGCAAATCTAATTGCCAACCAGACGATGAGTTACAACCTGATTCAAACACCCCCGATTCACCCCAAATGACCACTAGTGTATGGGTGCTGTTAATCTTGTTAATTGTCAGCTGGGTAGGCTTTGCCGCTTTTTATTTTACTAATGTTTGAGTGATAGGCGTTAAGCCTATCGCCCGCACCACAGTGTAGCTATCACTATCATCATCTAAAAAATGGGCGCTTTGCTGCCATAGCCAATGATTTTGCTCATTAGCCTCAAATGACAATCTGATAAGTGCAGGGCGCTGTTTCACCTCGCCCTTGCCTAACAGGGTAAAACTGCCATCTTGTTGGTACAGTGTAAAAGTCTGATGCACATCGGTATTAATACCATCCGAATACACTAGCCCAATATTGGCGCCACGCTGACGAAACCACCAAGTCTCGCTATTTGAAAAACGCGCCCCTTGGCTAACACTGATGTACAAATTCAATTGATCGGCAGAGCACATCACTGACGTCGTCACCTG
This Shewanella aestuarii DNA region includes the following protein-coding sequences:
- a CDS encoding gluconokinase; translation: MAGKTIIVMGVSGSGKSTVGQQLATSLNAKFIDGDDLHPRANINKMANGEPLNDADRAPWLERIADAVYSIESKNETGVIVCSALKKCYRDRIRQGNNQVYFLYLHGDYQLILQRITARRGHFMKQNMLDSQFATLEVPLNEPNTVIVDIDNSIEDIVEKAVGLLQH
- a CDS encoding Spy/CpxP family protein refolding chaperone, yielding MKTHLVLKSSLIALVASSALMAGQLYAADPVSDTGVKTSQEHRQVKGHHGHDKGGMHKMLRKLDLTDAQKAEVKLIVEKYKAQAGERPTKEQRAEHKAQMLSLVTSANFDEAAAQAMIEQKQQAHQQTALKMLKMQNEIYQILTPEQQEKFAKRFENGHKKRK
- the glnG gene encoding nitrogen regulation protein NR(I); the protein is MTISEQVWILDDDSSIRWVLEKALSGAKLTCASFAAAESLWQALELSQPQVIVSDIRMPGTDGLTLLDRLQLHYPHIPVIIMTAHSDLDSAVSAYQAGAFEYLPKPFDIDEAIALVERALTHATEQTPTTAPETPLKAPEIIGEAPAMQEVFRAIGRLSRSSISVLINGQSGTGKELVAGALHKHSPRKGNPFIALNMAAIPKDLIESELFGHEKGAFTGAANVRQGRFEQANGGTLFLDEIGDMPLDVQTRLLRVLADGQFYRVGGHQAVQVDVRIIAATHQNLEVLVQNGTFREDLFHRLNVIRVHLPPLSQRREDIPQLANHFLASAAKEIGVEPKVLTKETAAKLSQLPWPGNVRQLENTCRWLTVMASGQDILPQDLPPELLKDPVSASQHTISHGDWQTALTDWIDDKLAAGENDLLTEIQPAFERILLETALRHTQGHKQEAAKRLGWGRNTLTRKLKELAIE
- a CDS encoding cytochrome C biosynthesis protein, which produces MGYLSQRITFLFMLCLSAALVISHSVYAEQTNASSTWIQQSGEQTAVKLHFFWSQTCPHCRKAHPYIDALGDRFDWIEVNDYLISEEGNVDKLMAMGKLTGVEPKSVPYFAVCGEAITGYNSHEVTGRYILERVIACYQQQGGHADIGDKLNDFFSSTIETHDAPLFGTCSDSSSAETSDGTCDMSSITIPQSASDNKTPPVQPIDIPLLGAVQPDQMSLPLLTVVLAGVDAFNPCAFFVLLFLLSIMVNAGSRKRMLLVGGIFVFFSGFIYFIFMSAWLNLFQLLGGTDGGIIITLAGILALVAASVNIKDYFFGRGDVSLSMSVENRGTLIKRMGKLSKTSSLPTMIIGSSVLAILANAYELLCTAGFPMIYTSVLSISHLDTVERYMYLIAYNVVYVIPLAAIVIAFSMTLGKRKLTEKEGETLKLMSGIMMLGLGSMLVINPMSLQNPVLSIGLILGSIIVTFIVVKITKSIRASKQG
- a CDS encoding pyrimidine/purine nucleoside phosphorylase yields the protein MTTINNVNVATQANVYFDGKVTSRTVFFADGSKQTLGVVLPGEYTFSTSQGEIMQVTSGEFAVLLPNAEEWISYPAGTQFELAANVSFSIRTQGIAEYCCSYL
- a CDS encoding sensor domain-containing diguanylate cyclase, translating into MNFDSSYGVVIHRNFIPLYADDKYAQLFGYQSAQEILNLSSILELVEPDARDIAKHTYYALMSGFEQPQVRNYTNCNRNGEMMQVLAIEHIVEWQGLPALQITIVNLTNQMQIRQQLQASEKRYRQLVDGSIQGVLVHQNFKPVFCNQAYADILGFEKPDSILVLDSILEVIAPEWREQRQKAYQHLLNNKLTANKVQIKCIRQDSSEVWVSLIESPIIWEGEPAAQVALTDITEQYQLQQRLEHLANIDELTQLFNRRAFIEKFTKYRHQFEVNHPYYCLLMDIDNFKVINDTYGHLVGDQVITSLASVCQKCCTEEDILARWGGEEFVMVFPANDHLHAIKRVNALQQLNALQVTHPQQAQTIQFTASFGLTNWRQNDTLDTILHRADKALYQAKAQGKNQVASDF
- a CDS encoding DUF4124 domain-containing protein, whose translation is MRILLILALLMVSISCMATVYRWVDENGKVHYSDEPIANAEVVELKDNTQNKIALKETRIESVSPQKEEAVQLEITIVSPFHEETIRDNSGNFDVTVSITPKLPNGVSLALFVDGTIKVQPQTSTVFQLRGIYRGEHTIVVKALDQNGKVLASSSPRKIFLHQASVGK
- the glnL gene encoding nitrogen regulation protein NR(II), with the translated sequence MDTNNLLNNLVTAVLVIDANLKPCFANAAAEQLLAVANHKLLELCLPDLYQFLGVEASILRDAVKSNQGITVNTAPLITLDGQHHTIDLTLVPIEDKQNLSLLELRQVDQQRRIHQQLNMDAQQQAAQYLVRNLAHEIKNPLGGLRGAAQLLSRELTSPDLKEFTHLIIEQADRLRNLVDRLLGPQMPTQHAEHNIHQVVQKVLKLVELTLPANITIKRDYDPSLPDILMDHDQLQQAVLNIVQNAVQALEKTGGEISIKSRTQHQVTIGTQRYKMVLTLSIIDNGPGIPPELMDTLFYPMVTGREDGSGLGLSIAHNIARLHGGRIDCVSAPGHTEFIITLPLQLQ
- the fieF gene encoding cation efflux pump FieF, whose amino-acid sequence is MTNANTDYDFWVKLASRASVATALCLIVIKLVAWMYSGSASMLASLTDSFADALASIVNFIAIRYAIVPADKDHRYGHGKAEPLASLAQSGFILGSAFLLLLYGGEKLINPVAVSHASLGVIVSIIAIVLTLALVMLQKKALAMTNSTVVEADSLHYKSDLLLNSAVLLALLLASYGWWWADGLFAIFIALFIGQQAFDLAYRSIQSLLDRELDSDTREQIKALALQDNRVKGMHDLRTRQSGKTTFIQLHLELDGHQPLFEAHAIADSAEKRIQNAFKDAEVIVHQDPV